The Montipora capricornis isolate CH-2021 chromosome 1, ASM3666992v2, whole genome shotgun sequence genome contains a region encoding:
- the LOC138029327 gene encoding uncharacterized protein has translation MHHLGKVALQAAVSGLVKEGISAAARSATNTNQKTPSTAAQTIRTDVQGDAKAVKPTVDHSVKLQLDRVVTKDLRTSICAFNEGYSYICKVFKEVNPSKESEILAFSPGHPPGNDFLSAPSIAWIEVLNMAKDLKSLHNSASRALCDAKERFDCARKRATEAFCNEALSATQRALAMRYRVAATILAKIDHPADALPALKSCLEDLHSTDVIQRSFAKGNADIRRDVLELHIVICDVTQVCGGGALLTWPCLNVGGQSIDPLHDRSLKHCCETSWFGQNEEEEEHNLKFAFCIASNSKGQIVVGDRVDRNIKVFDETGVFLSCLDPFDHEHKTELREHEIWNVTCDQEDNVFILSLIRDQSGEALSSKVFVFEKYGHLTCKFPLTEGFRGSSLTVDDFNQVLVAGGTFTDMCNDLVEVYQRDGEFFHRFGKEILYNAQDIAATYDGTLLVLDADEDFSFVRIFDAQGQHLFRVSVRLPSPDAGYAVAFHRASEKLLIASLQSENRVLVYMYSNTLEFVRAIQFKSKGGPFITGIAATTKGRIAVPSGNKILLA, from the coding sequence ATGCATCATCTTGGAAAGGTAGCTTTGCAAGCAGCTGTTAGTGGCTTGGTGAAGGAGGGTATTTCGGCAGCGGCTCGCTCAGCAACGAACACCAATCAAAAAACCCCGTCGACCGCAGCTCAAACTATTCGAACGGATGTTCAAGGAGATGCCAAAGCAGTGAAGCCCACAGTCGACCACAGTGTCAAACTTCAACTAGACCGAGTGGTTACTAAAGATCTCCGTACGAGTATCTGTGCCTTCAATGAAGGCTATTCGTACATATGCAAAGTGTTTAAGGAAGTAAACCCAAGCAAGGAGAGCGAAATATTAGCTTTTAGTCCGGGGCACCCCCCAGGAAACGATTTCCTTTCCGCGCCCAGCATAGCTTGGATAGAGGTTCTAAATATGGCCAAGGATCTCAAAAGTCTGCACAATTCAGCTTCAAGAGCTCTGTGTGACGCCAAAGAAAGATTCGATTGTGCTCGCAAAAGGGCAACGGAAGCTTTTTGCAATGAAGCTCTGAGTGCGACCCAACGTGCTCTGGCCATGCGGTATCGAGTTGCGGCCACGATATTAGCGAAAATTGATCATCCCGCCGATGCATTGCCAGCTTTGAAGTCTTGTTTGGAAGATCTTCATTCCACGGACGTTATTCAAAGATCTTTTGCTAAAGGCAACGCAGACATTCGGCGGGATGTGCTTGAACTGCATATTGTTATATGTGATGTCACTCAAGTCTGCGGTGGTGGAGCGCTTCTGACCTGGCCCTGCCTTAATGTTGGAGGACAGAGTATTGATCCTCTGCACGACCGCTCTTTGAAGCACTGCTGTGAGACATCGTGGTTTGGCCAGAACgaagaggaagaagaacacaatctgaaatttgcattttgcattGCTTCAaattccaagggacaaattgTTGTAGGCGATAGGGTGGATCGTAATATTAAAGTATTCGACGAAACTGGTGTATTTCTCAGTTGCCTTGATCCTTTTGACCACGAACACAAAACTGAACTGAGAGAGCACGAGATATGGAATGTAACCTGTGACCAAGAAGACAATGTTTTCATTCTATCCCTGATACGAGACCAGAGTGGTGAAGCCTTATCAAGtaaggtctttgtctttgaaaaatatggTCATCTAACATGCAAGTTTCCTCTGACTGAAGGATTCCGCGGGAGCTCTCTAACGGTTGATGATTTCAATCAGGTTCTCGTGGCTGGAGGAACCTTTACTGATATGTGCAATGATTTGGTGGAAGTATATCAGAGAGATGGTGAATTTTTTCATAGGTTCGGGAAGGAAATTTTGTATAATGCACAAGACATCGCGGCAACTTATGATGGGACCTTGTTGGTGTTAGATGCGGACGAAGATTTTTCTTTCGTTCGGATCTTCGATGCACAAGGACAACATCTTTTTCGGGTTTCAGTTCGGCTGCCTTCACCAGATGCTGGGTATGCTGTTGCATTTCACCGTGCCAGTGAAAAACTCTTGATTGCTTCATTGCAGTCTGAAAATCGTGTGCTGGTCTACATGTATTCGAATACTTTAGAATTTGTGCGTGCCATCCAGTTCAAATCAAAGGGAGGTCCCTTCATAACAGGAATTGCTGCCACTACAAAAGGACGTATTGCCGTTCCAAGTGGAAATAAAATTCTTTTGGCCTAA
- the LOC138060757 gene encoding uncharacterized protein, with protein sequence MDEISQVADSENNRDGWAILKQVVPHVRCRGACLLTIRPFWDLISGVGYTICNIYNQSIKQKQHGGQVCGILFFNAVVLVARILALRRLKPEKALLNQVLHHEETAIYHLVQLTPGRSYELRVSYASTTPTDFNIHLISKDALGRLTRQLLNVDKMVFENPLAVTEQFANVTAIRTGVPMEPASIAEPVIYNIVLEELLLGVPCHVWRLAFLVVVIICLTVKYLVPRALRFMEQNVIKEHEKR encoded by the exons ATGGACGAGATCTCGCAAGTGGCGGACAGCGAAAATAACAGGGACGGCTGGGCTATACTAAAACAAGTCGTTCCACATGTCCGATGTCGTGGTGCATG CCTATTAACCATCCGGCCTTTTTGGGATCTTATCTCAGGAGTAGGGTACACTATATGTAACATATATAACCAATCTataaagcaaaaacaacatggcggacaaGTTTGCGGTATACTTTTTTTTAATGCCGTTGTTCTCGTGGCACGAATCCTTGCATTAAGAAG ATTGAAGCCAGAGAAAGCCTTATTAAACCAG GTTCTCCATCACGAAGAGACAGCAATCTACCACTTAGTGCAGTTGACACCAGGAAGAAGTTATGAATTACGAGTATCATATGCTTCCACT ACACCAACAGACTTTAACATTCACCTGATTTCAAAAGATGCATTGGGGAGGTTAACACGACAGCTCCTTAACGTTGATAAAATGGTGTTTGAAAATCCCTTGGCAGTCACG GAGCAGTTTGCTAATGTGACAGCTATTAGGACTGGGGTACCAATGGAACCTGCAAGCATTGCTGAGCCTGTAATTTACAACATTG ttCTGGAAGAGCTTTTATTAGGTGTTCCATGCCATGTGTGGAGATTGGCATTTCTTGTTGTAGTTATAATCTGTTTGACTGTGAAGTATTTAGTTCCTCGTGCCCTTCGTTTTATGGAACAAAATGTGATTAAAGAGCATGAGAAGAGGTGA
- the LOC138031417 gene encoding enkurin-like: MATEVSRGGQGADHIESIYNLIPKIQERPPKFAMYRSNFTSGVKQENKSNKQGSKTMGPPKVAANEPKNFLTKHSKEFKLPEKADFKYPDDDRRRPAVPKHTEKPLMGLRSNKNHITTNAVENIMSVPKKPEKKFVDTRGGATHPLDPSGLTPKYVNKKEFGKTPAYLERRKAEVERAQQEYDAYVQERFQQGAMKSLTEQQRQDILDGLKKNWEELHHQYQGLSVVTDTAPKKARKERMEAEMKQLERDIETIEKHKVIYIANTY, from the exons ATGGCGACAGAAGTGAGCCGTGGAGGACAAGGAGCCGACCACATTGAAAGCATATATAATTTGATTCCAAAGATTCAAGAAAGGCCTCCAAAGTTCGCGAT GTATCGTTCAAATTTTACTTCAGGAGTAAAGCAAGAGAATAAATCAAACAAGCAAGGCTCAAAAACCATG GGACCACCGAAAGTGGCCGCCAATGAGCCTAAGAACTTCCTGACGAAACATTCCAAGGAATTCAAACTTCCAGAAA AGGCAGATTTTAAATATCCTGATGATGACAGAAGACGCCCTGCTGTTCCAAAACACACAGAAAAGCCTTTGATGGGGTTACGCTCAAACAAGAATCATATTACCACAAATGCCGTGGAGAATATAATGTCAGTGCCAAAGAAGCCAGAGAAAAAATTTGTTGACACTCGAGGTGGTGCGACTCATCCTTTAGACCCTTCAGGTCTAACACCAAAATATGTCAACAAGAAGGAGTTTGGCAAAACACCAGCTTATTTGGAGAGAAGAAAGGCAGAGGTAGAACGAGCACAACAGGAATATGATGCTTACGTTCAGGAAAGGTTCCAGCAAGGGGCTATGAAAAGTTTAACAGAGCAACAAAG ACAAGATATTCTTGATGGACTAAAAAAGAACTGGGAAGAGCTTCATCACCAATACCAGGGCCTGTCAGTGGTCACAGATACAGCACCAAAGAAAGCACGAAAAGAACGCATGGAAGCTGAGATGAAACAGTTGGAGAGAGACATTGAAACCATTGAAAAGCACAAAGTTATTTACATCGCCAACACATATTAG
- the LOC138029415 gene encoding uncharacterized protein, producing the protein MKILVVILAFPVLFGELKCASSKVSPNTPLQGHTGYYHCEGLDLLTFEEKPCTTMRTGMVRFINDSILEVCARKQWKPYYPQCNPLNGCYNNRVPRLIGHWRMDEQTGNEVADDSGLENHGSASGVVPNLSKFSRGRFFNASGLITVSNSAILNFGISSFSVTGWAKILDVKYPLTTFAVRKGFGCYFGPGRAGWVPGWETAHGYQATGLRVCIRDKQNRLVDKAIAFDQGYQPAQLIGQWVHYAVVFDRENKKKVLVYVNGKKQSNTLDISTVHGSVDNTKPLEFGQLYGWKTKGTLDEYRVYNTALDDNEVTAIFQNHLV; encoded by the exons ATGAAGATTCTTGTGGTAATACTCGCTTTTCCCGTTCTCTTTGGAGAATTGAAGTGTGCAAGTTCAAAGGTCTCTCCCAATACACCGCTTCAGGGACATACTGGATATTACCATTGCGAG GGTTTGGACCTCCTCACCTTTGAAGAGAAGCCTTGCACCACCATGAGAACTGGCATGGTTCGCTTCATTAATGACAGCATTTTAGAAGTCTGCGCTAGGAAGCAGTGGAAGCCGTATTACCCACAATGTAACCCCCTCAACGGTTGCTATAACAACAGGGTACCTCGTTTGATTGGGCACTGGCGTATGGACGAGCAAACTGGAAACGAGGTCGCCGATGATTCGGGACTCGAGAACCACGGCTCGGCTAGTGGCGTGGTGCCTAACCTGTCCAAGTTCTCACGAGGTCGCTTCTTTAATGCCTCAGGTCTGATTACAGTTTCAaactccgccatcttgaattttggTATTTCAAGCTTCAGTGTGACTGGATGGGCGAAGATTTTGGATGTTAAATATCCATTGACaacttttgctgtcaggaaaGGTTTCGGTTGTTATTTTGGCCCAGGTCGCGCCGGATGGGTACCCGGTTGGGAAACAGCACACGGCTACCAAGCCACGGGTCTGCGGGTGTGCATACGGGATAAGCAGAACAGATTAGTGGACAAAGCCATCGCATTTGACCAAGGCTATCAACCGGCACAGCTCATTGGACAATGGGTTCATTACGCTGTCGTGTTCGATCGCGAGAATAAGAAGAAGGTGCTTGTTTACGTCAATGGTAAAAAGCAGTCAAACACGCTGGACATCTCAACCGTTCATGGAAGCGTGGACAACACCAAGCCACTCGAGTTTGGTCAACTATACGGCTGGAAAACCAAGGGGACCCTGGATGAATATCGAGTTTACAACACCGCCCTGGACGACAATGAAGTTACGGCCATCTTTCAGAATCACCTTGTTTAA